In one window of Episyrphus balteatus chromosome 3, idEpiBalt1.1, whole genome shotgun sequence DNA:
- the LOC129916070 gene encoding RB1-inducible coiled-coil protein 1 isoform X3 yields MLYVFHVDMGRMLKFDMNVALSSVSNLKDTIERLHGISAQNIVLLVSGGEMLTKSTQVSFYSAGTDTNPIYMFLIGDAKLPPAIPAIENDVDLNDQVERCLTLPAVYDTVVTRAQLAQQMYELAREEENICERLVHEQHLQQQGWSAVVANMEDLTEEFRQRFRDFCLSFDRHLEKRAAYIELLNYFSEDLSKLSRIPILPGLMQMAQEDFHGFDELLDNDEVFSRSQQNVSVLMAHDPQSSAGQALDSIESQDDEKRDSTSPNKKPKMGCDDDKGDTMSVTSGGSGTRRTLTLLQWISAKENHNKLTEMSEECIQGLNTFDEAVYEKLKEEVNHIIKSADQSDMKEVKGLSERLCKLEEIKYKIKNMVQDQKELSTAFQQNQNRAINLRDASILPDLCASHRSQLLVMLQNHQKIRELRRCISRAKEELGSNLHTRLKRIIVLENKMSEFDNKQLFYHRCLRRAERHISIIEQIHQAPCIYVAAVTEVIRRKIFSGEFRQWASRLAEDFDSIHSEEINRRRNFNASFEGHFLNILFPGMNDMPPAFANENPLIFDARLPNLTKSDIDILTSYLPDLTHHIQLPDMGPVINFFISRSGNHNSNIKSSSISSTTNKILQTNISGPLNAHHQRVQELQSQSKDGESETDTEEFEKVIQPEMSPTDNTNPHQSTASDNVVYQVAHMATSTEPLQTHTVETLTEENLGSTRLEVERLKSILKAMSEVSQECIKLARVNFQQFKSDQENYQIDLRSEFQNISEKWQLVQMQYESREQDIIEMQAKHSVEVTNLETAINMKDKEILDMRNDQQQKDLRHSEQVSQLEAKCTALEEKYHLLEQQMESLNESLQAANAEKVRAVAEAREKLIHEHKSEIESLRCRYKLMTSMERSPSDTSLEKIEKPADMIELACHETIVSQIREDLRVEKEEAIKQAVDCERSIWEAKALPLPRSLNENNDNNVSVLKLMLDDKERYIDMLRDKTAMLTQDNLDLKTQLSILTNEEVNSWLKEKVDFLNREKARIEKELNMEKSRRTEMEQSFAELRGSAMEASTLPRSKSSGSNHRYVVLESCSKGDIVFVVWSMRHYQFMVVQDSASLYFVNADSLSALNLRLPGPGELEMPSPFYALGRVVHKEYCQARKDENRYRVNKGSKFYRIKLEALSRNESKWTGRRERLESSSSNVSINRSLSQNDSGEPSSLTHLSILREAPSHDTVDLGSSIITTASTSAGLKERTISITSVTEEDDEPISLLSDRCRYISVSEEEETNRSVITEQPTSSYFPPMDNASASFPTTSATTTTVTAVATASTPKSTTASRSPIPIQILANIGSCSLEKDTDDSDEYRSLEAKDENEFPPMSQD; encoded by the exons ATGTTATACGTATTTCACGTCGATATGGGCAGGATGTTGAAGTTCGATATGAACGTCGCATTGTCAAG TGTATCCAATTTAAAAGACACAATAGAACGACTTCATGGAATATCGGCACAAAATATAGTATTACTGGTTAGTGGCGGAGAAATGCTTACAAAATCCACACAGGTCTCGTTTTATTCAGCGGGCACAGATACAAATCCTATATACATGTTCCTGATAGGAGATGCAAAACTACCACCTGCCATTCCCGCAATAGAAAATg atgtcgaTCTAAACGATCAGGTAGAACGTTGTCTTACATTACCAGCTGTTTATGATACTGTCGTTACTCGAGCACAATTAGCACAACAAATGTACGAATTAGCACGCGAAGAAGAGAACATCTGTGAACGATTGGTACATGAACAGCATCTTCAACAGCAAGGCTGGTCCGCAGTTGTTGCCAATATGGAAGATCTAACAGAAGAATTCCGTCAACGGTTTAGAGACTTTTGTCTATCTTTCGATCGACATCTGGAAAAACGTGCAGCATACATAGAACTTTTAAATTACTTCTCCGAAGATTTGTCCAAATTATCTCGAATTCCAATTTTGCCTGGACTAATGCAAATGGCTCAGGAAGATTTCCATGGGTTTGATGAGCTATTGGACAATGATGAAGTTTTCTCAAGATCTCAacaaaatgtttctgttttgaTGGCTCATGATCCGCAAAGTTCAGCTGGACAAGCGCTTGATTCAATTGAGTCGCAGGATGATGAAAAACGTGATAGTACATCGCcaaataaaaaacccaaaatgggATGCGATGACGACAAAGGAGATACAATGAGCGTTACCAGTGGAGGAAGTGGGACACGACGGACTCTCACTCTTTTGCAGTGGATATCTGCCAAAGAAAATCACAATAAATTAACAGAAATGTCTGAGGAGTGTATACAAGGTTTAAATACCTTTGATGAAGCtgtttatgaaaaactgaaagagGAAGTCAATCATATAATTAAAAGTGCAGACCAG AGTGATATGAAGGAGGTAAAAGGTCTAAGTGAACGTCTATGTAAATTGGAAGAAATCAAGTACAAAATAAAGAATATGGTGCAAGATCAGAAGGAACTATCGACAGCTTTCCAACAA aatcAAAACCGTGCAATTAATCTTAGAGATGCTTCAATACTTCCGGATCTATGTGCCTCTCATAGAAGTCAGTTGTTAGTTATGTTACAAAACCATCAAAAAATTCGTGAACTACGTCGTTGTATATCAAGAGCTAAAGAGGAGCTAGGTTCAAATTTACACACACGTCtaaa GCGTATTATTGTTTTGGAGAATAAAATGAGTGAATTCGATAATAAACAACTATTCTATCATCGTTGTTTGAGACGAGCCGAACGTCATATCAGTATAATTGAACAAATACATCAGGCACCTTGTATATATGTGGCTGCTGTAACTGAAGTTATACGCAGGAAAATTTTCTCAGGAGAATTTCGTCAGTGGGCGTCCAGACTGGCTGAAGATTTTGATTCGATTCATAGTGAGGAAATAAATCGGAGACGGAATTTCAATGCCAGTTTCGAAGgacattttttgaatattctCTTCCCTGGAATGAATGATATGCCACCAGCGTTCGCCAATGAAAATCCATTGATTTTTGATGCTAGGCTCccaaatttaacaaaaagtg atattGATATTTTAACTTCTTATCTACCGGATCTAACTCATCACATTCAACTGCCAGACATGGGCcctgttattaatttttttatttcaag atctGGTAATCACAACTCAAACATTAAAAGTTCCTCCATTTCTTCAACAACTAATAAAATACTCCAAACCAATATATCTGGCCCTCTAAATGCACATCATCAGCGAGTTCAAGAACTACAATCTCAATCAAAAGA TGGTGAATCTGAAACAGATACAGAAGAATTTGAAAAGGTCATACAGCCTGAAATGAGTCCAACAGATAACACCAATCCACACCAGTCTACAGCCAGTGATAATGTTGTTTACCAAGTAGCCCATATGGCAACATCCACAGAACCCCTACAAACGCACACCGTGGAAACTCTTACCGAG GAAAATCTTGGTTCGACACGACTTGAAGTGGAACGCCTTAAATCCATTCTAAAAGCCATGTCTGAAGTCTCACAGGAATGTATAAAACTAGCTCGTGTGAATTTCCAACAATTCAAATCCGACCAGGAGAACTATCAAATTGATTTGCGTAgtgaatttcaaaatatttccgAAAAATGGCAGCTAGTTCAGATGCAGTATGAATCTCGTGAACAAGATATTATCGAAATGCAAGCAAAACATAGCGTAGAGGTGACAAACCTGGAAACGGCAATCAATATGAAAGACAAAGAAATTCTCGATATGAGAAATGACCAACAACAAAAGGATTTGCGACACTCTGAGCAAGTTTCTCAACTCGAGGCAAAATGTACAGCATTGGAAGAAAAATACCATTTGCTGGAGCAACAAATGGAATCGTTAAATGAAAGTTTACAAGCAGCCAATGCTGAGAAAGTAAGAGCTGTGGCCGAAGCAAGAGAGAAACTCATTCACGAGCataaatctgaaattgaatcaTTGAGATGTCGATATAAATTAATGACCAGCATGGAACGTTCACCATCTGATACTAGTTTGGAGAAGATTGAAAAACCAGCAGACATGATTGAACTTGCGTGTCATGAGACAATTGTATCACAAATTCGTGAAGATTTACGTGTGGAGAAGGAGGAAGCTATAAAACAAGCTGTTGATTGTGAACGTTCCATTTGGGAAGCAAAGGCATTGCCATTGCCTAGaagtttaaatgaaaataacgACAATAATGTGAGTGTGTTGAAATTAATGCTCGATGATAAGGAAAGATATATAGATATGTTGCGAGATAAAACTGCAATGCTGACGCAAGACAATTTGGACCTGAAAACACAACTGAGTATTTTGACAAATGAAGAGGTCAACAGTTGGCTTAAGGAAAAAGTAGATTTTTTGAATCGTGAAAAAGCACGCATCGAGAAAGAATTGAATATGGAAAAATCTCGCCGTACGGAGATGGAACAATCATTTGCTGAGCTTAGAGG atcgGCTATGGAAGCAAGTACTTTACCACGATCCAAGTCTAGTGGATCAAATCATCGTTATGTTGTTCTTGAATCCTGTTCCAAGGGTGACATTGTATTTGTCGTTTGGAGTATGCGACATTATCAATTTATGGTCGTACAAGATTCAGCTAGTTTGTACTTTGTAAATGCAGATAGCTTAAGTGCACTAAATTTGCGTCTACCAGGCCCTGGCGAACTGGAGATGCCATCACCATTTTACGCCTTAGGACGAGTTGTCCATAAAGAATATTGTCAAGCAAGAaag GACGAAAACCGTTATAGAGTTAATAAGGGCTCTAAGTTTTATCGCATCAAACTTGAAGCACTATCTCGTAATGAATCCAAATGGACTGGCAGACGTGAACGTCTTGAAT CGTCATCTTCAAACGTATCAATTAATCGTTCCCTTTCCCAAAACGATTCAGGTGAGCCATCATCTCTAACACATCTGAGTATTCTGCGTGAAGCGCCGTCACATGATACTGTTGATTTGGGCAGCAGCATCATCACCACCGCCAGCACCAGCGCAGGACTTAAAGAGCGTACCATTAGTATAACAAGCGTTACCGAAGAAGATGACGAACCAATTTCACTTCTCAGCGATCGTTGTCGCTATATTAGTGTCagcgaagaagaagaaactAATCGATCTGTGATAACAGAGCAACCAACCTCATCATACTTTCCCCCGATG GACAATGCATCTGCTTCCTTCCCAACGACTTCTGCTACCACAACTACTGTCACTGCAGTTGCCACCGCATCTACCCCAAAATCAACAACTGCCAGCCGCAGTCCAATACCAATTCAAATATTAGCCAACATTGGCAGTTGCTCTTTGGAAAAAGATACCGATGATTCCGATGAATATCGCTCTCTTGAAGCTAAAGACGAAAATGAATTTCCTCCCATGTCTCAAGATTAA